One segment of Rhodopirellula baltica SH 1 DNA contains the following:
- a CDS encoding RecQ family ATP-dependent DNA helicase, whose product MEETGTDAENASIDPSMLSTRWAIAERVLSDAFGFDRLLPPQKKVIERLFDGRNVVAVMPTGSGKSLCYQLVSQCLPHLTVVVSPLVALMKDQGDSLKRRGIEVARLDHSASPQELRLDLKRVRSGHCKLLYVSPERFFNERFRAVLGETPISMLAVDEAHCMSEWGHHFRPDYLRLPDVVEEHSIPQVLALTATAPQRVVREIRSAFGLERTDVVKVPTHRSNLHLQCTQVTSRERDERLLEQLRKAAKSRSKGVTIVYVTRRRTAEQLAESLNEEGLSAMAYHAGLTSEQRDSIQQWFLESNNGILVGTVAFGMGVDKPNVRRVIHYNPSSSLEGYSQEIGRGGRDGKATQCQTWLVPEDQIAIRNLPCSDWPTKESVERLLDRLIGQPDSFYLSLGKLAWEVNLSSGVVGTFMIQLRQRGHLELLPARYDVYRVKPRCDISEIVSRSDAIDPEAVSAIVASLVKAKRAYRVNLVVATRQYRVPRNRLVAALEELSLSGVIELESSELMHGYRWVERIARPAATVKHLLKRFDASMEATQQRIDSMMEFIACKECLPVAMAAHFGSRRSRPCGKCSTCRGEGPWDTQLNPPDSIGDSAQRAMTDAIAEYPDLFSDPIDQAKFLCGLYTPAFMRFRVNRHFGFGVCESVPFTTVLAAMRAN is encoded by the coding sequence ATGGAAGAAACGGGCACGGACGCCGAGAATGCTTCCATCGATCCAAGCATGCTTTCAACCCGCTGGGCAATTGCTGAGCGGGTGTTGAGTGATGCGTTTGGTTTTGATCGTTTGCTGCCGCCGCAGAAGAAGGTCATCGAGCGACTGTTTGACGGTCGCAACGTGGTCGCGGTGATGCCGACGGGAAGTGGCAAAAGTTTGTGCTACCAACTGGTCAGCCAATGCTTGCCGCACCTGACAGTGGTTGTTTCACCCTTGGTCGCTTTGATGAAGGACCAAGGCGATTCGCTGAAACGACGGGGCATTGAGGTCGCCAGGCTCGACCATTCCGCCTCGCCGCAGGAACTTCGTTTGGACTTGAAACGGGTTCGTTCGGGCCACTGCAAGTTGCTGTATGTTTCCCCAGAACGCTTTTTCAATGAGCGTTTTCGTGCGGTCTTGGGTGAGACACCGATTTCAATGTTGGCGGTCGACGAAGCCCACTGCATGAGCGAATGGGGGCACCACTTTCGGCCCGATTATCTTCGGTTGCCGGACGTGGTGGAGGAGCATAGCATCCCGCAAGTGTTGGCGCTGACAGCGACGGCACCTCAACGCGTCGTTCGCGAAATTCGATCGGCGTTTGGGTTGGAACGAACTGATGTTGTGAAGGTCCCCACGCATCGATCGAATTTGCATCTGCAATGCACACAGGTGACTTCCCGTGAGCGGGACGAGCGGTTGCTGGAACAGCTTCGGAAGGCAGCGAAGTCACGCAGCAAGGGTGTCACGATTGTCTATGTCACTCGTCGCCGGACCGCCGAACAACTGGCCGAGTCGCTCAACGAAGAGGGCCTTTCTGCGATGGCCTACCACGCAGGGTTGACCAGCGAACAGCGTGATTCCATTCAGCAGTGGTTTTTGGAATCCAACAACGGCATCTTGGTCGGCACGGTGGCCTTTGGCATGGGCGTGGACAAACCCAATGTTCGCCGAGTGATTCACTACAACCCTTCGTCGTCGTTGGAAGGGTACAGCCAAGAGATTGGACGAGGCGGCCGGGATGGCAAAGCGACCCAATGTCAAACATGGTTGGTTCCCGAAGACCAAATCGCGATTCGCAATTTGCCGTGCAGTGACTGGCCGACGAAAGAGTCCGTGGAACGTTTGTTGGATCGGTTGATCGGCCAACCGGATTCGTTTTATCTGTCGCTCGGCAAGCTGGCTTGGGAAGTGAACTTGTCTTCTGGAGTGGTCGGCACGTTCATGATTCAGTTGCGGCAGCGTGGGCACCTGGAGTTGCTGCCGGCTCGGTATGACGTTTATCGCGTCAAACCAAGGTGCGACATTTCGGAAATCGTTTCGCGAAGTGACGCGATCGATCCGGAGGCGGTTTCCGCGATTGTTGCCTCGTTGGTCAAAGCCAAGCGTGCGTACCGGGTCAATTTGGTGGTGGCGACGCGTCAGTATCGTGTGCCTCGAAACCGCTTAGTGGCGGCGCTCGAAGAGTTGTCGTTGTCTGGAGTCATCGAGTTAGAATCGTCCGAACTGATGCATGGGTACCGCTGGGTGGAACGAATCGCTCGGCCCGCAGCGACGGTGAAGCACTTGTTGAAACGTTTTGACGCGTCGATGGAGGCAACCCAGCAACGCATCGATTCGATGATGGAATTCATTGCCTGCAAGGAGTGTTTGCCAGTCGCGATGGCGGCTCATTTCGGTTCACGCCGTTCGCGTCCCTGCGGGAAATGCTCGACTTGTCGCGGCGAGGGGCCGTGGGATACCCAGTTGAATCCACCTGATTCGATTGGAGATTCGGCCCAAAGAGCGATGACCGATGCGATCGCGGAATATCCCGACCTCTTTTCAGATCCGATCGATCAGGCCAAATTCCTGTGTGGCTTGTACACGCCCGCTTTCATGCGTTTTCGTGTGAACCGGCATTTTGGCTTTGGTGTCTGTGAATCTGTTCCCTTCACCACCGTTTTGGCGGCGATGAGGGCGAACTGA
- a CDS encoding S1C family serine protease: MMPTPDQVDVTRDRLFDDLAEEFEHFDRLGNLVRRVSHLVKPSVIHIEAHKTQGSGATAESFDEAGSGVVLDVAGESWVLTNRHVIKGAASNQIVMRTSDGRRWVPEKILMDPNTDVAVMKLSPSIAGIESAERDSIRRGTSSFAKMPPAARLANSDEVQIGDFVIAIGSPFGLSHSVTFGILSAKGRRDLSLGEERIDLQDFFQTDAAINPGNSGGPLLNLRGEVIALNTAIASSSGGSEGIGFAIPINMAARVAEELIVHGRLRRGYLGVTLDPNFAAADLSPASGIYASMKITPDFDSRFGSQEEIKLGGARVKDIRPGSPAELAHLQRGDIILQFDSINVEDDDHLVALAGMAQPDQRPISMVILRDGKRYRTEVTLTFQP; this comes from the coding sequence ATGATGCCGACGCCAGACCAAGTCGACGTGACGCGAGATCGCTTGTTCGACGACCTGGCCGAAGAGTTTGAACACTTCGACCGGTTGGGCAATCTGGTCCGCCGGGTCAGCCACTTGGTCAAACCCAGCGTGATTCATATCGAAGCTCACAAAACGCAAGGCAGTGGTGCGACGGCCGAATCGTTTGATGAAGCCGGCAGTGGTGTCGTTCTCGATGTCGCGGGTGAATCTTGGGTTTTGACCAACCGTCATGTCATCAAGGGTGCCGCATCCAATCAAATCGTGATGCGTACCAGCGACGGTCGACGTTGGGTGCCGGAAAAGATTTTGATGGACCCCAACACTGACGTTGCCGTCATGAAACTGTCGCCGTCCATCGCGGGAATCGAATCGGCCGAGCGAGACTCGATCCGTCGTGGAACCAGTTCGTTTGCCAAGATGCCACCAGCCGCTCGGTTGGCCAACAGCGACGAGGTCCAGATCGGCGATTTCGTCATCGCGATCGGCAGCCCGTTCGGTCTGAGTCACTCGGTCACGTTTGGCATCTTGAGTGCAAAGGGTCGCCGTGACTTGTCGCTGGGTGAAGAACGAATTGACCTGCAGGATTTCTTCCAAACCGACGCCGCAATCAATCCCGGTAACAGCGGTGGCCCGTTGTTGAACCTTCGCGGCGAAGTGATCGCTCTGAACACCGCGATTGCCAGCAGCAGCGGTGGCAGCGAAGGCATTGGATTCGCAATTCCGATTAACATGGCCGCTCGCGTCGCGGAGGAACTGATCGTTCATGGTCGCCTGCGTCGCGGGTACCTCGGCGTGACGCTGGACCCCAATTTTGCCGCTGCGGATCTGTCTCCAGCATCGGGCATTTACGCTTCGATGAAAATCACGCCCGACTTCGATTCGCGATTTGGTTCGCAAGAAGAAATCAAATTGGGTGGAGCTCGCGTGAAGGACATTCGTCCTGGTTCGCCAGCCGAACTGGCCCATCTGCAACGAGGCGACATCATCCTGCAATTCGATTCCATCAACGTCGAAGACGACGATCACCTGGTCGCACTGGCTGGCATGGCCCAGCCCGATCAACGACCGATCTCGATGGTGATCCTTCGGGATGGTAAACGCTATCGCACGGAAGTCACGTTGACGTTCCAACCCTGA
- a CDS encoding cadherin domain-containing protein gives MKRTPWKARPSQSRTGSKNARVRSERRKLARRRHSRMETLESRHLLAAISGEVFLDLNQDSTRQGTENGAADIRVYLDENVNGRMDEGEESVLTDSAGFFSFSQLPAGDYHVRVLPEQGLVQTAPQKTFGLLETVTQESGVNVRASQAFQFGTHEVDNQRLVELLGQPITSRLDGITRINDGDLLAVDTRANEVFRIDPSNGEITRLGNTNVDIVGGLAYDAVTDSVYTLVRGGGDNTLRRLASLDVNTAKATLIGGGRSGLASVADITFDPVNRRLIGFDDTDNEFFAFDMFGNGRTLSYTSRSVDTFTMSLAGSDLTAALPADATYVTLFDADDTGLVSTILVDVDTGLVSDSFRVNQPIKPVALTRPTTGNNSQYVEVTEFQTVAGLQFGISPDVIGFRVRPSNPESGVGALGQEGLTVVGGAIGADVVEVTLNRQPDSDVVLDLDVIAPAGSNPGVILETNQLVFTPDDWNQVRRVMVSPDPDNPVNVITNIDLEIVVDRDLSDAAWINLPLRTMEIRVLPPVLSVDLNQPVINELMIEAGFTSTFNDLTDQYIELRGMPNQRLEDGTYFVAISEDNFNEGSVETIIDLSGQTFGANGFLVLLQEGNSYEAAFGSRVLESDQSGFLGLPDGIYSDESNDGSLFRNFDNRGYFLIQSDVPPALGDDIDTDDDQRADEGGLLSTWNVLDAVSIQDYVFGDNFSYAPILFAENISSTARSYVLPPGGTVVEADGFGYVGRLGDSIGSSAEDWVFGTPVDAANGSAIEFENGGRYELLSSSVSQPALADRLLNHIGESNFVGGARGQILLAPSAGAIADGASADLRLPGQGITVFADTNDNDRLDDLTFVVEPDDVVPPFDPLDPTVQDLTYVLTNEFPGVTVTSTSGNFFSNTPILAERQYLSGRISGNRVFSDGGFQQFSTFNRLRFDFYRPVKSVSIDALGSAFTSLVSYGRLDAFNADGDLIATAVSGVLVNGRRETVTLSVPSDEIVRVEAYSDTTITGGTTFGAFDRLTYVQSEASTVTDQDGIYELRSLFEGDYDLQVQTGTGATALLGTAEHSFTVSRFDNFVFEDVFRVNTLPKTTDQVILVDENLPVGTEILVQQADDADQPADGGVPLLYEIIGGNSAGLVVNSSTGNLTVTADSDLDFETEPNRIITMRITDAAGAKTTNRITISLRDINEAPVVQDTPLVVTEDVPAGSAIGRVKAFDPDVAFRQQLSFELVGGEAQNDFSVDPITGVVTLLNADSLDFENNTQRTLLVRVSDDAAIPAESIVEQRILVLNENDRPTIAQTQFAVSEDATGELFRLEVDDPDEGQMHQFEVVGGVAANFVRVTQEGAVRLLPGAELDFETFPNMTLRVRVSDNGGPPLAETVNVQISVLGVNEQPKLQPSVVQFNEGSVPSADQLLTLVDPEQRPQDHSIELLDGPSNSLFEFVAGTGTDAGTGTLRIASGVELDFEDQSVHQLSFRITDTVDSSVAPFTATLLVEVLNRNENPTITTERVVVSEVPYPNGAPTSSDNWVIVGRIGVADPDGDLVTTQLVGGTGFANFDLDPNSRLLRVRPNAVFDVDAPDAPAQTLVIRADDGTATTDRTITVQVNNVNEPPVFDMAMADATFQDRSLVSGQYLEFQLPDNMVSDPEGGNFSIRIFGQSGTLPSWMKYDIETQTLVATPGPFDTGVYNLTARALEFGPRPLATDVQFTYTVGLGQTPFQNARNRYDVDRNQSVAPLDALRIINYLEANGPGRLEPGNMQSFPGYLDVSGNGEVTSLDALMVINEINRLEEENAGAEPVLVEISADDFLRREDAVDEVLAAEFDSPSLF, from the coding sequence ATGAAACGTACACCTTGGAAAGCTCGACCGTCTCAGTCCCGCACAGGATCGAAAAACGCTCGCGTTCGATCAGAGCGACGAAAACTTGCACGGCGGCGGCACAGCCGGATGGAGACACTTGAGAGCCGTCATTTGTTGGCGGCGATCAGTGGCGAAGTGTTTCTAGATCTCAATCAAGACAGTACTCGCCAGGGCACCGAGAACGGTGCCGCCGACATTCGCGTGTACTTGGATGAGAACGTCAATGGAAGAATGGACGAAGGCGAAGAGTCTGTTTTGACCGACTCCGCCGGGTTCTTCTCGTTCTCGCAATTGCCCGCCGGCGACTACCACGTTCGCGTTTTGCCAGAACAAGGATTGGTGCAGACCGCACCTCAAAAGACGTTTGGTTTGTTGGAAACCGTGACGCAGGAATCAGGAGTGAACGTCCGTGCGTCGCAAGCGTTTCAGTTCGGAACGCATGAGGTCGACAACCAACGATTGGTGGAGTTGCTCGGCCAACCCATCACCAGCCGGCTCGATGGTATCACTCGAATCAACGATGGCGATTTGTTGGCGGTTGATACCCGCGCCAACGAGGTGTTCCGGATCGACCCCAGCAACGGTGAGATCACTCGTCTGGGAAATACCAACGTCGATATCGTCGGCGGCTTGGCTTACGACGCGGTGACCGACAGTGTTTACACCTTGGTGCGAGGTGGTGGCGACAACACGTTGCGACGTCTGGCCAGTTTGGATGTGAACACGGCAAAGGCGACGTTGATCGGCGGCGGCCGTTCAGGCTTGGCATCGGTCGCTGACATCACGTTCGATCCTGTCAATCGACGCCTCATCGGTTTTGATGACACGGACAATGAGTTCTTTGCATTTGACATGTTCGGTAATGGGCGGACGCTGTCTTACACGTCGCGAAGTGTCGACACATTCACGATGAGTTTGGCGGGGTCGGATCTGACGGCGGCTTTGCCAGCTGATGCGACCTACGTCACGTTGTTTGATGCGGATGACACCGGGTTGGTGTCGACCATTTTGGTGGATGTCGACACCGGTTTGGTTTCTGATTCCTTCCGTGTGAATCAACCGATTAAACCGGTCGCGCTGACTCGGCCAACGACGGGCAATAATTCTCAGTACGTCGAAGTGACTGAGTTTCAAACCGTGGCCGGATTGCAGTTTGGAATCTCGCCTGATGTGATCGGCTTCCGAGTTCGTCCCAGTAACCCTGAATCAGGGGTTGGGGCGTTGGGACAAGAAGGATTGACCGTCGTTGGCGGTGCCATTGGCGCTGATGTGGTGGAAGTCACGCTGAACAGGCAACCTGATTCCGATGTGGTCCTTGACCTGGACGTGATCGCTCCAGCCGGAAGCAATCCTGGGGTGATCCTGGAAACCAATCAGCTCGTGTTCACGCCCGATGACTGGAATCAGGTCCGCCGTGTGATGGTTTCGCCAGATCCAGACAATCCAGTCAACGTGATCACCAACATCGATCTTGAGATCGTCGTGGATCGTGATCTATCCGATGCGGCTTGGATCAATCTGCCGTTGCGAACGATGGAAATTCGCGTTCTGCCACCCGTGTTGTCGGTGGATTTGAATCAACCGGTGATCAACGAATTGATGATCGAAGCAGGGTTCACTTCCACGTTCAACGACTTGACCGATCAATACATCGAATTGCGCGGGATGCCCAACCAGCGGTTGGAGGATGGAACGTACTTCGTTGCCATTTCCGAAGACAACTTCAACGAGGGATCTGTCGAGACCATCATCGACTTGTCGGGACAAACGTTTGGCGCCAACGGTTTCCTCGTGCTGCTGCAAGAAGGCAACTCATACGAAGCAGCGTTTGGGTCGCGAGTGTTGGAAAGTGACCAGTCTGGTTTTCTGGGTTTGCCCGATGGGATTTATTCAGATGAGTCGAACGACGGTTCCTTGTTTCGCAACTTTGACAACCGCGGCTACTTCTTGATCCAATCGGACGTTCCGCCCGCACTTGGAGATGACATCGACACGGATGACGACCAGCGAGCGGACGAAGGTGGTTTGCTGTCGACTTGGAATGTGTTGGATGCGGTTTCGATTCAAGACTACGTCTTTGGCGACAACTTCTCATATGCGCCGATTCTGTTTGCTGAAAACATCAGTTCCACGGCCCGGAGTTATGTCTTGCCGCCTGGCGGAACGGTCGTGGAAGCCGACGGTTTTGGCTACGTCGGTCGATTGGGCGATTCCATCGGATCCTCGGCAGAGGATTGGGTGTTTGGAACACCCGTTGATGCGGCCAACGGATCCGCCATTGAGTTCGAGAACGGCGGAAGGTACGAGTTGCTGTCGTCATCCGTCTCTCAACCGGCACTCGCGGATCGATTGCTCAACCACATCGGCGAAAGCAACTTTGTTGGTGGCGCTCGCGGACAGATTTTGCTGGCACCTTCAGCGGGTGCTATCGCCGATGGAGCTTCAGCGGATCTGCGATTGCCCGGTCAGGGAATCACCGTTTTCGCGGACACCAATGACAACGATCGGTTGGACGATTTGACATTTGTCGTTGAGCCTGATGACGTGGTGCCACCGTTCGATCCGCTGGACCCAACCGTTCAGGATCTGACGTATGTGCTCACAAACGAATTCCCAGGCGTGACCGTTACCAGCACGAGTGGCAATTTCTTCTCGAATACGCCGATCCTGGCCGAACGCCAATATCTGAGTGGCCGAATCAGCGGCAACCGAGTGTTCAGTGATGGCGGCTTCCAGCAATTTTCAACCTTCAACCGGTTGCGGTTTGATTTCTATCGTCCCGTGAAGTCGGTTTCGATTGACGCTCTCGGCAGTGCGTTCACGTCGTTGGTTTCTTACGGCCGTTTGGATGCGTTCAATGCTGATGGCGATCTGATCGCCACCGCGGTGAGCGGCGTGTTGGTCAATGGTCGCCGAGAAACGGTGACGTTGTCGGTCCCTTCGGATGAGATCGTTCGCGTTGAAGCGTATTCGGACACCACCATCACCGGCGGGACAACGTTTGGTGCCTTCGATCGATTGACTTACGTCCAAAGCGAAGCATCCACGGTGACGGACCAAGACGGTATCTATGAGTTGCGGTCGCTGTTCGAAGGCGACTATGACTTGCAAGTCCAAACCGGAACCGGTGCGACGGCGTTGTTGGGGACGGCTGAGCATTCTTTCACCGTGTCACGCTTTGATAACTTTGTTTTCGAAGATGTGTTTCGGGTGAACACGCTGCCGAAGACGACCGATCAAGTCATTTTGGTGGATGAGAATCTGCCGGTCGGAACCGAAATCCTCGTTCAGCAAGCTGATGATGCTGATCAGCCAGCCGACGGTGGTGTGCCATTGTTGTACGAGATCATTGGTGGCAACTCGGCAGGATTGGTCGTCAATTCGTCCACCGGAAATCTGACCGTGACAGCCGACTCGGACTTGGATTTCGAAACTGAGCCCAACCGAATCATCACGATGCGAATCACGGATGCCGCGGGGGCAAAGACCACCAACCGCATCACGATTTCGCTGCGAGATATCAACGAGGCTCCAGTGGTGCAGGACACACCGCTGGTGGTCACGGAAGATGTGCCGGCGGGTTCCGCGATTGGACGCGTCAAAGCGTTTGATCCCGACGTCGCATTCCGTCAACAGTTGTCGTTCGAACTGGTCGGCGGCGAAGCCCAGAATGACTTCAGCGTTGATCCGATCACCGGCGTGGTAACGTTGCTGAATGCGGATAGTTTGGATTTCGAGAACAACACGCAGCGAACCCTGTTGGTTCGAGTTAGTGATGACGCTGCGATTCCTGCAGAAAGCATTGTTGAACAGCGAATCTTAGTGCTCAACGAGAATGACCGGCCGACGATCGCACAAACACAGTTCGCTGTGTCGGAAGACGCAACGGGAGAGTTGTTCCGCTTGGAAGTCGACGATCCCGATGAAGGACAGATGCATCAATTCGAAGTGGTCGGCGGAGTCGCGGCCAACTTCGTTCGTGTCACCCAGGAAGGTGCCGTGCGGTTGTTGCCCGGTGCGGAATTGGATTTCGAAACATTCCCGAATATGACATTGCGAGTTCGCGTCAGCGACAATGGTGGCCCGCCATTGGCCGAAACGGTGAACGTCCAGATTTCCGTTTTGGGTGTGAACGAACAACCGAAACTGCAACCGTCGGTGGTCCAGTTCAACGAGGGCAGCGTACCCTCCGCGGACCAACTTTTGACGCTGGTGGATCCGGAACAACGACCGCAGGATCACAGCATTGAACTGCTGGACGGTCCATCGAATTCATTGTTCGAGTTTGTTGCCGGAACCGGCACTGATGCGGGAACCGGAACACTCCGAATCGCGTCTGGAGTGGAACTGGATTTTGAGGATCAATCGGTCCACCAATTGAGCTTCCGAATCACAGATACTGTTGATAGCTCGGTCGCACCATTCACGGCGACGTTGTTGGTAGAAGTGCTGAACCGAAATGAGAATCCCACGATTACCACCGAACGTGTTGTTGTTTCGGAGGTGCCGTATCCAAACGGTGCACCCACCTCGAGCGACAATTGGGTGATTGTCGGGCGGATCGGTGTGGCTGATCCTGACGGCGATTTGGTGACAACCCAATTGGTCGGTGGCACCGGGTTTGCCAACTTCGACTTGGATCCCAATTCGAGATTGCTTCGGGTTCGTCCGAACGCTGTCTTTGATGTCGATGCACCTGACGCACCGGCACAAACATTGGTGATTCGAGCGGACGATGGAACCGCAACGACGGATCGCACCATCACAGTGCAAGTCAACAACGTCAACGAACCACCCGTGTTTGACATGGCGATGGCCGATGCAACTTTCCAAGACCGGTCGTTGGTCAGTGGGCAATACCTGGAATTCCAATTGCCCGATAACATGGTCAGTGATCCAGAAGGCGGAAACTTCTCGATCCGCATCTTTGGTCAATCGGGTACCTTGCCGAGCTGGATGAAGTACGACATCGAAACACAAACGCTAGTTGCAACACCGGGACCATTCGACACTGGTGTCTACAACCTGACGGCTCGTGCGTTGGAGTTTGGGCCTCGGCCACTGGCCACGGATGTGCAGTTCACTTACACGGTCGGGTTGGGACAAACACCATTCCAAAACGCTCGCAACCGTTACGATGTCGATCGAAACCAATCGGTCGCCCCTTTGGATGCACTGCGGATCATCAACTACCTCGAAGCAAACGGACCCGGTCGTTTGGAGCCCGGAAACATGCAGTCGTTCCCGGGGTACCTGGATGTTTCGGGCAACGGTGAAGTGACCTCATTGGACGCGTTGATGGTGATCAACGAGATCAATCGTCTGGAGGAAGAAAACGCTGGGGCCGAACCGGTTTTGGTCGAGATTTCGGCTGACGACTTCTTGCGTCGCGAAGACGCGGTAGACGAAGTTTTGGCGGCTGAATTCGATTCCCCCTCGCTGTTCTGA
- a CDS encoding ABC transporter permease, whose protein sequence is MRGKNFGIFALLIAIVVIATWLEGNFVAAANLKTLIRDTSLYGLISIGVAMVIITGGIDLSIGSLIALCGVMMVQVIDVRYERYDAIGRIAAIERPDEGDTRIRIDTGIDPVRAGDRMVYAGAFNESKAYLTGQVEEDDNVWLTTGNPARSLQTGTEVSLERIRYTNPLLACGLVLLAGAFIGALHGLLVTRAHLQPFVVTLCGLLVYRGLARVWTGDDQVGLGSALADFKATVTGNVFEFPLPLVAKLSGASESWSEWTWIAFPFTGVLLIIVAFAAWVFLEHSVAGRHLLAVGENEEAARFSGIRTERLIVMAYIVSGLLAALAGILFLLEWNSVQPGSSGNFYELYAIAAAVLGGCSLRGGRGAVFGVIAGAAVMRCLYKAIVVLGIEQQWEMVIIGGALLASVLFDEIWRRYQLWKSAKSVATN, encoded by the coding sequence ATGCGTGGCAAGAATTTTGGCATCTTCGCGTTGTTGATCGCGATTGTGGTGATCGCGACTTGGTTGGAAGGCAACTTTGTCGCCGCGGCTAATTTGAAGACGCTGATCCGCGACACCAGTTTGTACGGATTGATTTCGATTGGCGTCGCCATGGTGATCATCACCGGCGGAATTGATTTGTCGATCGGTTCGTTGATTGCGTTGTGCGGTGTGATGATGGTTCAAGTCATCGATGTGCGCTACGAAAGATACGATGCAATTGGAAGGATCGCCGCGATCGAACGCCCGGACGAAGGTGACACGCGAATTCGCATTGATACCGGGATTGATCCAGTTCGAGCGGGTGACCGGATGGTTTACGCGGGCGCGTTCAATGAATCGAAGGCCTATCTCACCGGCCAAGTCGAAGAAGACGACAATGTTTGGCTGACGACCGGCAACCCGGCACGCTCGTTGCAAACGGGCACGGAAGTCTCTCTGGAACGCATCCGCTATACCAATCCGTTGCTCGCGTGCGGTTTGGTGTTGTTGGCCGGTGCGTTCATCGGTGCGTTGCATGGCTTGCTTGTCACTCGTGCCCACCTGCAACCGTTTGTGGTGACGCTTTGCGGATTGTTGGTCTACCGCGGTTTGGCTCGAGTTTGGACCGGTGATGATCAAGTTGGGTTGGGCAGCGCGTTGGCCGATTTCAAAGCGACGGTGACGGGCAATGTTTTTGAATTTCCGCTGCCATTGGTCGCGAAGCTATCCGGTGCGTCGGAGTCGTGGTCCGAATGGACTTGGATTGCGTTCCCCTTCACCGGTGTGTTGTTGATCATCGTGGCGTTTGCAGCCTGGGTCTTCTTGGAACACAGCGTGGCCGGACGGCATTTGTTGGCCGTCGGTGAGAACGAAGAAGCGGCTCGTTTCAGCGGCATTCGTACCGAACGGCTGATCGTGATGGCGTATATCGTCAGCGGTCTACTGGCTGCACTGGCGGGAATTCTTTTCCTGTTGGAATGGAACTCCGTGCAACCCGGATCGAGTGGCAACTTCTATGAGCTCTACGCAATCGCGGCAGCGGTCCTGGGCGGGTGCTCACTTCGTGGCGGCCGGGGGGCGGTCTTTGGTGTGATTGCGGGTGCCGCGGTGATGCGATGCCTGTACAAAGCCATCGTGGTGTTGGGCATCGAGCAGCAATGGGAGATGGTCATCATCGGCGGAGCATTACTGGCAAGCGTGCTGTTCGATGAAATCTGGCGGCGTTACCAGTTATGGAAGTCGGCCAAGTCGGTGGCCACCAACTAG